GACATTCGCGACCCGCCATTCGCTCGCGGTCTGGGCAGCCTGGTCGCGAAAAGCGGGCTCGATTCTCTCAGCCGAGGCGCTGCTCCGCCGCGCCACCGCGACCGGATCCGATCTGGCCGACCGGTTTCCGCCGTCCGGGTGACGGCGGGAAAGGCGCGCGGCGCGCCTTTCGCCGCAACCCCGAAAACCGGTCCCGCCCACTTCTCAAGATGCACGGGGCCGGTGCTCACAAGGAGCAAGACCCATGAAACTAGAATTCATCGCGATCGACAAGCTCTATGTTGATAAGGCCAATATGCGCTTCGCCAAGCGCCCGCCCGATGTCTCCGACATCCTGCCGAGCGTCCGCAAGCGCGGCATCCTCCAGACCCTGATCGTCCGGCCCGGCGAGGAAGATCGCTTCGGCATCCTCGCTGGTGCGCGCCGCTTCCGCGCCGGAGAACTCATCGCCGCCGAGCGCGTCGGCGATGGAGAAAGGTTCCTCTATCCATGTGCGATTCTTGAAGACGGCGACGATGCCGCTGCCGTCGAGGCGTCGCTGATCGAGAACATGGCGCGGCTCGACCCCGACGAAGTGACTCGCTGGGAAACCTTCGTCCGGCTGGTCAAGGAAGGCCAGTCGCCGGAGGAGATCGCCGATACCTTCGCGCTGCCGGTGCTCGCCGTCCGACGCACGCTGGCGCTCGGCAATCTGCTGCCGCGCATCCGCTATCTGTATCGTCACGACAAGATCGATGCCTCGACGGTGCGCCACCTCACCCTTGCCACCAAGGCTCGGCAAAAGGACTGGCTGGCGCTGTGGGACGCGCCCGACAGGCATTGCCCGACCGGCTGGCAGCTGCGCGGCTGGCTGCTCGGCGGGCAGGCGATCTGCGCTCGTTACGCGCTGTTCGACGTCGAGACGAGCGGGGTCGCTTTGGTCGCAGACCTGTTCGACGAACGGCGCTACGTAACCGATAATGATGCCTTCTGGGCGGCGCAGGACGCGGCGATCGAGCAGCGCCGCGTCGCCTATCTGGAGGCGGGATGGACCGGCGTCGAGATCGTGCCGCCGACCGAGCATTTCCAGCACTGGGAATATGAGCGGGCCCCCAAGCGCAAGGGCGGGCGCGTCTATATCGAAGTGCGCGCCAGCGGCGAAGTGGTCTTCTACGAGGGCTATCTCAGCCGCAAGGAAGCCAAGCGCCTCGCGCGCGGCGAGGCGCCCGAGAGCGACCACCCCAAGCCGGTGCGCCCCGAGGTGACCGGCCCGATGCAGACATATATCGACCTGCATCGCCATGCCGCCGTGCGCGCCGCCTTGCTCTCGCGGCCCA
The genomic region above belongs to Sphingomonas qomolangmaensis and contains:
- a CDS encoding ParB/RepB/Spo0J family partition protein — encoded protein: MKLEFIAIDKLYVDKANMRFAKRPPDVSDILPSVRKRGILQTLIVRPGEEDRFGILAGARRFRAGELIAAERVGDGERFLYPCAILEDGDDAAAVEASLIENMARLDPDEVTRWETFVRLVKEGQSPEEIADTFALPVLAVRRTLALGNLLPRIRYLYRHDKIDASTVRHLTLATKARQKDWLALWDAPDRHCPTGWQLRGWLLGGQAICARYALFDVETSGVALVADLFDERRYVTDNDAFWAAQDAAIEQRRVAYLEAGWTGVEIVPPTEHFQHWEYERAPKRKGGRVYIEVRASGEVVFYEGYLSRKEAKRLARGEAPESDHPKPVRPEVTGPMQTYIDLHRHAAVRAALLSRPKVALRLMVAHAIAGSHLWRVTSEPQEARSDAVRESVETCHGETVFDARRRPLLAALGMDPETPTLCGGAVEGVDGDRLTATFLPLLDLPDRLVMDAVAVLIGETLAAGSPAVEAVGVELGVGMANWWQADGAFFELVRDRQVLTAIVAEVAGESVANANAGEKTATLKKIIADHLGGADGRPKVEDWVPRWMAFPPSAYTTRGGVGTVSASARAEAARPVPAPESVVESQALAA